The Negativicutes bacterium DNA window TGGTAACCTGACTCTTTTTCTGTTTGCCCATCACCGTGATCCGCAGATCGGTCACATCTTCAAAAACATTCTGATGGATTTCAGAGTTGGCAAAACGGGTGAGTCCTTCGGCGGAACTGCTGGCGAGCACAAGGATAGGATGCTGTCCGGCTGCCGCAACCGCCCAATCGATCATCTGATACAATTCTGCTTTATTGAACATCAGCCACACCTACTTTTACCTTTCTGAAGCGGGCCGGTGCGGAACCGTGTCCCACATGCGCCACTTGTCCGGGTTCGCCTTTGCCGCAGTTCGGCGTACCAAAGAGTTTCCAGTATTTCGCTTTCGCCACACCGTCGCAGCTGTTCCAAAACTCCGGCGTAATACCGGTATAGAGCGGATTCTTGAAAATTTTACCGGTCAATTTGCCGTCTTTAATTTCATAGGCTATTTCGGTGGCAAATTGGAAATTCGTGCGGCGGTCGTCGATCGACCAGCTTTGATTAATGTCCAGATAGAAGCCGTATTGCACACCGCCAATCAGCTCATCCAGTTCAAAGTCGCCGGGCAGCAAGCTGATGTTGGTCATGCGCACAATTGGAATCCGGGCCCAGCCGTCCGCTCTGGCGGTACCATTCGGCAAAAGCTGCGCAACCGCCGCCGTATCGCGGCTGGTCAGCACGTTTTCCACCACACCCTTGGTGATCAGCGGAATGCGCTGAGCGGCAATGCCGTCATCATCATAACCAAACGTACCAAGTCCGCACGGACAAGTGGCATCCCCGACGATATTGATCAAGGGAGAACCGTAATGGAATTTACCCAGCATATCCGTGCTGATGAAGGATGTGCCGGCATATCCTGCTTCATAGCCTAAAATTCGGTCAAGTTCCAGCGGATGCCCCACCGATTCATGGATCTGCAAAGTCAGCTGACTGGGATCAATGACCAAATCGAAATAACCGGAAGGACATTCTTCCGCTGTCAGCAAAGCCATCGCTTCCTTGGCCACTCTGGCGCTGTTTTCCACCAATTGCAGGTCACGCACAAATTCATAACCGGCCGTTGCATAATTGCCCCTGGCTGAGTTGGGGAAACTGCGCGTCTGCATTTCACCTTGAGCAACTGCAACCGCATCGATCCCGCCGCCGGATTCCACCAAGGTTTGGCTGATATAAGATCCTTCGGTATCGGCAAAAATTTTATATTCTTTGCGGAATCCCAAAGCGCCATGGGTGCGGAAGATCGCAGGAGCCGCCTGACGCATTGCTTTTTCCGCCGTAAACAACAGCTCTAATTTCACCTGTTTGGCTACGGTAAACGGGTCAATTTCAATGGGAGTCTCGTAATGGTCCACTACAATTGGTTTGACCGCCAGTTTAATTGGCGTTTTTTGCACCAAACGGCTGGCTTTGGCAATCGCCAGCGCCTGCAAAGCAGTTGCTTCCATTTGAGAAAAATCCTGTGAGGCGGCAAATCCCATCGAGCCATCCAGAAAAACACGGATACCATAGCCATAGGATGTGGTGGTGCTTAAGCTCTGGACCTTCAGATTTTCGGTTTGGATATTCTCCTGTAAAATTTCATTGACACGCAGATCGGCATAATCCACTTGCTTTTCTTTTAGAAAAGCCAACACTTCAAGGATTTTTTCTTTCAAACCGGTCCCTCCTTCACTAAAATAAATGAAATCGCAACTATATTCTACATAGATTACTCAATTCCTTTTGAATTTGCTTCGCCTGCAAAGGATCTTTGGAAGCGACAACATCGCCCGGCCTTGACATGATTCAAAAAAACAAGATCCGAATCAAGATATCCTTTCGGATTT harbors:
- a CDS encoding TldD/PmbA family protein produces the protein MKEKILEVLAFLKEKQVDYADLRVNEILQENIQTENLKVQSLSTTTSYGYGIRVFLDGSMGFAASQDFSQMEATALQALAIAKASRLVQKTPIKLAVKPIVVDHYETPIEIDPFTVAKQVKLELLFTAEKAMRQAAPAIFRTHGALGFRKEYKIFADTEGSYISQTLVESGGGIDAVAVAQGEMQTRSFPNSARGNYATAGYEFVRDLQLVENSARVAKEAMALLTAEECPSGYFDLVIDPSQLTLQIHESVGHPLELDRILGYEAGYAGTSFISTDMLGKFHYGSPLINIVGDATCPCGLGTFGYDDDGIAAQRIPLITKGVVENVLTSRDTAAVAQLLPNGTARADGWARIPIVRMTNISLLPGDFELDELIGGVQYGFYLDINQSWSIDDRRTNFQFATEIAYEIKDGKLTGKIFKNPLYTGITPEFWNSCDGVAKAKYWKLFGTPNCGKGEPGQVAHVGHGSAPARFRKVKVGVADVQ